The Sinomicrobium kalidii genome contains a region encoding:
- a CDS encoding sulfatase-like hydrolase/transferase, with translation MKLKSSKLFVAGLFLIFYSCGKAPENHEKKPNILFILIDDMGYGDLPTYGNTEVNAPNIDKLASEGLSFSQFYVNSPICSPSRVACITGQYPSRWGITSYVHNRKANKERGMKNCLDIQAPTLARAMKKAGYYTAHIGKWHMGGGRDIADVPLITEYGFDESVTQFEGLGERYLAKFETLHLGDDPERPDLEKQSAALGRGKVHWIKRENFTKVFVDRTIGAIKNARKANKPFYINVWPDDIHTPLEPPKDLRGDSSRHARFLGVMHEMDKQLGRLFDFIKEDPELSKNTLIVLTSDNGPDAGVNKAGNLRGYKTQIYEGGIREPFIAWFPDVIPEEKQGTVDTQTVFSGIDLLPSFAAMAGAAYGEGLEIDGVDVSPAITGKTVLKRKKSLFWIRPPDRPGLFGKNDPDLAIRKGDYKLMMDVDGTNIQLYNVAIDAGESFDIMNEMPDKAEELRAELSDWYNNYPQDIDRGIYEKDRQNIKNTDKINL, from the coding sequence ATGAAACTTAAAAGCAGTAAACTCTTTGTCGCAGGGCTGTTCCTGATTTTTTACAGTTGTGGAAAAGCCCCGGAAAACCACGAAAAAAAGCCCAATATCCTTTTTATACTTATTGACGATATGGGATACGGGGACCTGCCCACCTACGGAAATACCGAGGTCAATGCCCCGAATATCGACAAACTCGCCTCCGAAGGATTGAGTTTTTCGCAGTTCTATGTAAACTCCCCGATCTGCTCCCCCTCGAGAGTGGCCTGTATCACAGGTCAGTATCCCAGCCGCTGGGGAATTACTTCGTATGTGCACAACAGGAAGGCGAACAAAGAAAGAGGAATGAAGAACTGTCTCGACATTCAGGCCCCTACCTTGGCCAGGGCCATGAAAAAGGCGGGATATTATACGGCACATATCGGTAAATGGCATATGGGGGGTGGCCGGGATATTGCCGATGTCCCCCTGATCACGGAATATGGGTTTGACGAATCTGTTACGCAGTTCGAAGGGCTGGGGGAGCGCTACCTCGCAAAATTCGAGACCCTCCATCTGGGAGACGACCCCGAACGCCCCGACCTGGAAAAACAGTCCGCAGCACTGGGCAGGGGAAAGGTACACTGGATAAAACGGGAAAACTTTACCAAAGTATTTGTGGACAGGACCATCGGGGCCATTAAAAATGCCCGGAAAGCAAACAAACCGTTCTATATCAATGTCTGGCCCGACGATATCCATACGCCTCTCGAACCTCCGAAGGATTTAAGGGGAGACTCCAGCCGTCATGCGAGGTTTTTGGGCGTGATGCATGAAATGGACAAACAACTGGGCCGTCTGTTCGATTTTATAAAAGAGGATCCGGAACTGTCAAAAAACACCCTGATCGTTTTAACCAGTGATAATGGCCCCGATGCCGGAGTAAACAAGGCAGGGAATCTCAGAGGATATAAAACCCAGATTTACGAAGGCGGTATCAGGGAACCCTTTATCGCCTGGTTTCCGGATGTCATACCCGAAGAAAAACAGGGCACGGTAGACACGCAAACCGTATTTTCGGGAATAGACCTGTTACCGTCATTTGCAGCCATGGCCGGTGCAGCATATGGTGAAGGCCTGGAGATTGACGGGGTTGATGTTTCCCCGGCAATTACAGGGAAAACTGTGTTAAAAAGAAAAAAATCACTATTTTGGATCCGTCCCCCGGACCGGCCGGGTTTATTTGGCAAGAACGATCCCGACCTGGCCATAAGAAAAGGGGACTACAAGTTAATGATGGATGTGGACGGAACCAATATCCAGCTTTATAATGTGGCGATCGATGCGGGCGAATCCTTTGATATTATGAACGAAATGCCGGATAAGGCCGAAGAGTTAAGGGCAGAGTTGTCAGATTGGTATAACAATTATCCCCAGGACATTGACAGGGGGATTTATGAAAAGGATCGTCAAAATATAAAAAACACCGATAAAATAAATTTATGA
- a CDS encoding sulfatase family protein: MIIKLRAGRKTVLKKTGVAYLFVFSLTGLAFLSCKGEKKETAQVEKAQQKPNVVVLYMDDLGYGDLGCYGATEIQTPHIDRLAAGGVRFTDGYATSATCTPSRYAILTGMYPWRNKNAKILPGTAPLLISTTQKTLPKMFKSQGYATGIVGKWHLGLGTGHVNWNEHISPGPNEVGFESSYIMAATQDRVPTVYIKDGNVVGLDPEDPIEVNYEENFEGEPTAISNPEMLRMTWHHGHNNSIVNGIPRIGYMKGGEAAKWKDEDMADHFLEKAQAYVKEHKDQPFFLYYALQQPHVPRTPHPRFAGKSGLGPRGDVIVEADWVIGEFIKTLEEEGVLENTLIVFTSDNGPVLNDGYNDNAVEKSGDHDPKGGLRGGKYSLFEAGTRVPFITYWKGKIQPKVSDAMVSQLDLFSSLAELAGAEDHTEDSKDLLPVLLGESVEGRESLVIEATSRTAFRKGDWLMIPPYNGPAVNKKVNIELGNSTEFQLYNLKDDKGQQNNLAKAAPEQLEAMLKDFEAIRGKDYHKIQQLELK; encoded by the coding sequence ATGATCATCAAATTGCGGGCAGGGAGAAAAACAGTTCTGAAGAAAACAGGGGTAGCATATCTCTTTGTTTTTAGCTTAACGGGATTGGCATTTTTAAGCTGTAAGGGCGAAAAAAAAGAAACGGCACAGGTAGAAAAAGCACAACAAAAACCTAACGTGGTCGTCCTTTATATGGACGATCTGGGCTATGGCGACCTTGGGTGTTATGGTGCCACGGAGATACAGACGCCCCATATAGACAGACTGGCTGCCGGAGGTGTTCGTTTTACCGATGGCTATGCCACATCGGCTACCTGTACACCGAGCAGGTATGCCATTTTAACCGGGATGTACCCCTGGCGCAACAAAAATGCGAAGATCTTACCGGGAACGGCCCCCCTGTTAATTTCAACGACTCAGAAAACCCTGCCGAAGATGTTTAAATCACAGGGATATGCTACGGGCATTGTCGGCAAGTGGCATCTGGGGCTGGGAACGGGCCATGTTAACTGGAACGAACATATTTCGCCGGGCCCCAATGAGGTGGGGTTTGAGTCCTCCTATATCATGGCCGCTACACAGGACCGCGTACCTACGGTATATATAAAAGACGGCAATGTGGTCGGGCTGGACCCGGAAGATCCCATAGAAGTGAACTATGAAGAAAATTTTGAAGGTGAACCCACGGCAATTTCAAACCCGGAAATGTTAAGGATGACCTGGCATCACGGCCATAATAACAGTATTGTCAACGGCATTCCCCGGATAGGCTATATGAAAGGCGGGGAAGCCGCAAAATGGAAAGATGAGGATATGGCAGACCATTTCCTGGAAAAAGCGCAGGCCTATGTAAAAGAACACAAAGACCAGCCTTTCTTTTTGTACTATGCGCTGCAACAACCGCATGTGCCGAGGACACCACATCCCCGCTTTGCCGGGAAGTCCGGTCTGGGCCCGCGCGGAGATGTTATTGTGGAGGCCGATTGGGTCATCGGTGAATTTATAAAGACCCTCGAAGAAGAGGGCGTGTTGGAAAACACCCTGATTGTTTTTACCAGTGATAACGGCCCGGTGTTAAATGACGGCTATAATGACAATGCCGTGGAAAAATCAGGCGACCACGATCCTAAAGGCGGTCTAAGAGGTGGTAAGTACAGCCTGTTTGAAGCAGGTACAAGGGTTCCTTTTATTACCTATTGGAAAGGAAAAATTCAGCCGAAGGTCTCGGATGCCATGGTCAGCCAGCTCGATCTGTTCTCATCCCTGGCAGAGTTGGCCGGGGCAGAAGACCATACCGAAGATAGTAAAGACCTGTTGCCTGTTTTATTGGGAGAAAGTGTAGAAGGCCGGGAATCCCTGGTCATAGAAGCAACCTCCAGAACGGCCTTCAGAAAGGGAGACTGGCTGATGATCCCTCCCTATAACGGCCCGGCTGTTAACAAAAAGGTGAATATTGAATTGGGAAATTCAACCGAATTTCAACTGTACAATTTAAAGGATGATAAGGGACAGCAAAACAATCTGGCAAAAGCAGCTCCGGAGCAACTGGAAGCAATGTTAAAAGATTTTGAGGCTATTCGGGGAAAAGACTATCATAAAATTCAACAACTAGAACTAAAATAA
- a CDS encoding site-specific integrase has protein sequence MERVRDIFVFSCYTGLAYIDVMELTKDRILKGINGNLWIHTKRAKTNETVKILLLPKAKEIVQKYKDSPESVAKGLLLPLYANQKMNSYLKTIMKICEIPKSITFHSARHTFATTFRNFG, from the coding sequence TTGGAACGTGTACGGGATATTTTTGTATTTAGCTGTTATACGGGGCTGGCATACATTGATGTCATGGAGTTAACCAAAGACCGGATATTAAAAGGCATCAATGGCAATCTTTGGATACATACAAAGCGTGCCAAGACCAACGAAACGGTTAAAATCCTCCTTCTGCCCAAAGCAAAGGAGATCGTCCAAAAATACAAGGACAGCCCGGAGAGTGTCGCAAAAGGATTGTTGTTGCCGCTATACGCCAATCAAAAGATGAACAGCTATCTTAAAACGATCATGAAAATCTGTGAGATACCCAAAAGTATCACCTTTCATTCTGCCCGGCATACTTTTGCCACTACCTTCCGTAACTTTGGCTAA
- a CDS encoding phage integrase SAM-like domain and Arm DNA-binding domain-containing protein gives MKTNSTFGVIFFTRKFGKNPQGLKIYTRITVNSRRAEISLKRSVEADLWDNAKDRAKGYSPENRRLNAYLDEVYSQLLDCHKQLLSELKVITPDAIKKRFLGEDEQQKTLMQLVTYHNESMVHTLKPGTMKNYYTTEKYLKAFLKEKLKVNDIYLKQLNYRFITDFEYYLRTCKPKTRKQQNNNGTMKHLERVRKMMNLALKLEWLEKDPFRKFQLKFTKTDRQYLTEHELQQLETTDL, from the coding sequence ATGAAAACAAACAGTACATTCGGTGTGATCTTCTTCACCCGGAAATTCGGCAAAAATCCACAGGGTTTAAAAATTTATACACGTATTACGGTCAACAGCCGCCGTGCGGAGATCAGTTTAAAGCGTTCCGTTGAAGCTGACCTTTGGGATAATGCCAAAGACCGGGCAAAGGGCTACTCCCCCGAGAACCGTCGGCTTAACGCTTATCTGGATGAAGTGTACAGCCAGCTACTCGATTGCCACAAGCAATTATTGAGCGAACTTAAAGTCATCACTCCCGATGCTATTAAAAAACGGTTTCTCGGCGAGGACGAGCAGCAAAAAACCCTGATGCAACTTGTTACCTATCATAACGAAAGTATGGTGCATACCTTAAAGCCGGGCACCATGAAAAACTACTACACTACGGAGAAGTACCTGAAAGCGTTTTTAAAGGAGAAACTAAAGGTAAATGACATCTACCTCAAACAATTGAACTATCGCTTTATTACGGATTTTGAATACTATTTACGCACCTGCAAGCCCAAAACCCGGAAACAGCAGAACAACAACGGCACGATGAAACACCTGGAACGGGTGCGGAAAATGATGAACCTGGCCTTAAAACTGGAATGGCTGGAAAAAGACCCTTTCCGGAAATTCCAGTTAAAATTCACCAAGACCGACCGGCAGTACCTGACCGAACACGAACTCCAACAGTTAGAAACAACTGATCTTTAA
- a CDS encoding HEPN domain-containing protein, with product MKLSIPQIIDKIVNLLEVQYIYLSKVKIKGEEKPFLLILWREGSSGLSNDLAPLVHRVFQEHTDVLFRTYALSFAERQLREGNLFFIDACKPENLKYSIPGQHLPTLTEGMDMQKALEVAKDRFQKEYTKAADFKEGALFYIKRENYVQAAFMLHQSIELTYRLTELLAIGKEKVCHSIANHQKYIKAFIPELGALFRPEEETALLQLLDDAYKGVRYGSDYHITPEQINEIHTKSETQLAIVKELFNTKWEACKKEAVEKKKENPTTPLKDNNEIRKKIQRLAGMKLKKLSPNSDKLYYKTDFLVNGPADVLYNAAGIMKVCIIALEYADGKFSDLIPQPHINIQTALEHALQLLPFEEIERLEEILEEHIRFSGDC from the coding sequence ATGAAATTATCCATACCGCAAATCATCGATAAAATAGTTAATCTTTTGGAAGTTCAGTATATCTATCTTTCAAAGGTGAAGATAAAAGGAGAGGAGAAACCATTTTTACTCATACTTTGGCGGGAAGGTAGTTCCGGGCTATCAAATGACCTGGCTCCGTTGGTACACCGGGTGTTTCAGGAACATACCGATGTTTTATTCCGAACCTATGCCCTGTCATTTGCCGAACGGCAACTACGGGAAGGCAACCTCTTTTTTATTGATGCCTGTAAACCGGAAAACCTTAAATACAGCATTCCCGGCCAACACCTTCCTACACTTACCGAGGGTATGGATATGCAAAAAGCGCTCGAAGTAGCCAAAGACCGTTTTCAGAAGGAATACACCAAAGCCGCCGACTTTAAAGAAGGCGCTTTATTCTATATTAAAAGGGAAAATTATGTACAAGCGGCTTTTATGCTGCACCAATCGATAGAGTTAACTTACCGTCTTACAGAATTGCTGGCCATTGGCAAAGAAAAGGTGTGTCATAGCATTGCCAATCACCAAAAGTATATCAAAGCATTTATCCCGGAACTGGGTGCATTATTCCGCCCGGAAGAAGAAACTGCACTTTTACAGCTATTGGACGATGCCTATAAAGGGGTGCGTTATGGTTCGGATTATCATATTACCCCGGAGCAAATAAACGAGATACATACAAAATCAGAAACACAATTGGCCATTGTCAAAGAACTATTCAACACCAAGTGGGAAGCCTGTAAAAAAGAAGCTGTTGAAAAGAAAAAGGAAAATCCAACTACACCCCTCAAAGATAACAACGAGATCAGGAAAAAAATCCAGAGACTGGCAGGAATGAAGTTGAAAAAACTATCCCCGAACTCGGATAAACTCTATTATAAAACAGACTTTCTGGTCAATGGTCCCGCAGATGTGCTTTATAATGCCGCTGGGATTATGAAGGTGTGTATCATTGCTTTGGAATATGCTGACGGCAAATTTTCTGACCTTATTCCCCAACCACATATCAATATACAAACGGCGTTGGAACACGCTTTACAGCTATTGCCTTTTGAGGAAATAGAGCGCCTGGAAGAGATTTTGGAAGAACATATCAGATTTTCAGGTGATTGTTAG
- a CDS encoding TlpA family protein disulfide reductase: MSVQKIILAVLILGLFGCSKKEKGIIINGKIDGEHSGKVEYTSPIEGKWFYGDKKSITVDSVGAFQVKMDVEKPSFVTMYVPGKAGGVLLVEPGKAYDIKFELKTNQKKFLVISKDSIAQNFYNTLPSPDFYMMGLNEFYNDSIPLEISSKMDTLKEKEISRFGELLKKNEISKDFYELAVLDRKVYYSALETGLAAMLLRKHLNEKDERALGKLKNFWDEKIGISKLNGPDIVRSPWFYPLVYNSVWYARYLSEKPDPKDMAKMYETSKRLKYNIDEPKKYLAGKELEYYLASYIFLESWQTKDNSKEIIEMYENFKNEYPDSPYNKYLASSIQPIIDFHKKLENAQPNGEVRIVKDYENINTFDELIKQLHGKKVFVDIWGTWCGPCKKEFEQKERLEELLKPKDITVLYICEGRNSKEKVWKEMIQFYDLEGFHILANNTLVANIIDKFGNNGAFTYPRYLLVDENGRVVNQQASYPSKIRQLEKEINEGFLYK; encoded by the coding sequence ATGAGTGTACAGAAAATCATATTAGCAGTCCTAATATTAGGACTTTTCGGTTGTTCTAAAAAAGAGAAAGGGATAATCATAAATGGAAAAATTGATGGGGAGCATTCCGGAAAAGTTGAATATACAAGTCCCATTGAAGGCAAATGGTTTTACGGAGATAAAAAATCCATAACAGTTGACTCTGTAGGGGCATTTCAGGTAAAAATGGACGTTGAAAAACCATCATTTGTAACCATGTATGTTCCCGGAAAAGCTGGTGGTGTTTTGTTGGTCGAACCTGGGAAGGCTTACGACATTAAATTTGAACTGAAAACGAATCAAAAAAAGTTTCTTGTTATTTCTAAAGACAGTATTGCACAAAACTTTTATAATACGTTACCATCTCCGGATTTTTATATGATGGGCTTAAATGAATTTTATAATGACTCAATTCCTTTAGAAATATCCTCCAAAATGGATACTCTCAAAGAAAAGGAGATTTCCAGGTTCGGTGAATTATTGAAAAAAAATGAAATTTCAAAAGACTTCTATGAATTAGCAGTATTGGACCGAAAAGTATATTATTCCGCACTGGAAACCGGACTTGCTGCTATGCTTCTGCGAAAGCATCTTAACGAAAAAGATGAAAGAGCATTAGGAAAACTCAAGAACTTTTGGGACGAAAAAATCGGAATATCAAAACTAAATGGACCTGATATTGTCCGTTCCCCTTGGTTTTATCCTTTAGTATATAATTCGGTATGGTACGCCCGATACTTATCGGAAAAACCCGATCCGAAGGACATGGCAAAAATGTATGAAACAAGCAAAAGATTAAAATATAATATCGATGAACCCAAGAAATATCTTGCGGGAAAAGAACTTGAATATTATTTAGCTTCTTACATCTTCTTAGAAAGCTGGCAGACCAAAGACAACTCAAAGGAAATAATTGAAATGTATGAAAATTTCAAAAATGAATATCCCGATAGTCCTTATAATAAATACCTGGCTTCCTCGATACAACCTATTATTGATTTCCACAAAAAACTGGAAAATGCTCAACCGAATGGAGAGGTACGAATTGTTAAAGACTACGAAAACATTAACACATTCGATGAGTTAATAAAACAGCTGCATGGCAAAAAGGTTTTCGTGGATATATGGGGTACGTGGTGCGGCCCTTGCAAAAAGGAGTTTGAGCAGAAAGAAAGGTTGGAAGAATTATTGAAACCCAAAGACATTACAGTTCTTTATATATGCGAAGGAAGGAACAGTAAAGAAAAGGTGTGGAAGGAAATGATACAATTCTATGATTTGGAAGGGTTCCATATCCTCGCAAATAACACACTGGTTGCAAATATCATTGATAAATTCGGGAACAACGGTGCTTTCACCTACCCTCGATATTTATTAGTTGATGAAAATGGAAGGGTTGTTAATCAGCAAGCCAGTTATCCATCAAAAATCAGACAATTGGAGAAGGAAATAAATGAAGGTTTCCTGTATAAATAA